The uncultured Cohaesibacter sp. genome segment TAATTTCAATCACGCCCTACTGGGAGCTGATGACTTCTTATTCGTTTGAGTATGCTGAAGATCCCTGAGACCTATGGGGGGAGCGTGGGGTTCATGAGTGTCGGACTAGAAATGCACATCTAACCATGATGTTGTTCTAGCAGACAAAGCCACGCTTGAGTGTGCTACGGCGCATTGGTTTGTGGAGGTTCAAACTTGGCCTGACAGTTGCTGTTTGGAAGGCGGCAACTGTCAGATAAGTTTTGATCCACGAACCTCTCGTTCCAGATTTTCTTTCCATCCATCAAAGTTTCCATCGATGTTCTGTCATGACCTTTTCTGCACCTGGTGAATCGGAATGATCAGCTGCTGCCTCCGAACCCGTCAATGCTAGGTTAGCGGGATCGTCGAGAAGCATATCTCTGAAACCCCAAGCCATGATTGGGGGCAGGCCGTTGCCAACTCCTTTTCTTTAAAACGTTCAAATCCCGGACTTGAAAGCCAGACACGGCATGATTGAAGGCAACATCCCTAATCTGTCTGTCAGCGAGCAATGTCCGTCTTTGTCGATCCCTTGATGTTCCTACTATTCCCAGCCCAAAGGGAATAGCGAGCTGAACCTTGAATTGATGCGGAAATTTGATCGCCAGTTTCGGGAAGCAGGTTGTATACTGCTGCCTTGACTGAGGCCGTCACCCGATATGGACCACATAAAGTCAGGAATGTGGATCAAGATAGCCAGTTCACAGTCTTTACAGGGACCAATGATCTCAACAAGTTTGGGATCAAAATCTCCAAGGATGGCGCGGGCTGTTTCCTTGATGCCATTTTTGTCGGGTGGCTTTGGCGTTTTCTCAAATAGGACTGTGTCCACTCGCAGACATGCACATCCGGATGACAAGCAAGGACAGGTGGCTGAATGTGGATCAGCTTCTACAAAGCAGTCAGGTTGGAAGAAAGTGGTGCCGCCAGAGGGATTCGAACCCCCGACCCCCTGATTACAAATCAGGTGCTCTACCAGCTGAGCTATAGCGGCTTGATGGTCTTTGATGCGGTTGCCAAAGGAACCGTGTGACCTCATGAGAAATAGCTCATAGGACAGTTTCTCTGGCGATGCAAAGCCAATTTCATTTTTCCACATCGCTTATGAATGCAACTGATCAAAGGCGTGTGTCGACGTGCCGGGTTGCCTGCGGCTATGGTTGGCCGAGCCGGGCTTGAAGTGAAGGCTTTATGTCTGTTTTTGCTGCCGGTGCTTCTTTTCCTTGATCAGCATGCCTGCAACACCCACGATCTGACTGGCAATATCGTCAGACAAGGCTGGAGACAGCCTGGCCATGTCAAACAAGGCTTCCTGTTCGTCATTGTCGACAAAACCATCGGCCATGGTGATCATGCAGGCGGCAAAGAAAACCGTGCGATGGGCTTCTGGATCGATATAGTCGAAGGCAGCAGCAATGATTTCCGGCGTGGTGTAGCTATCTTTCAGGCTGTTGAAGTGATCTTTGGCGTGATCGGCCTTGTCGAGGCCGACGCAGAGGGCTTTGACGATTGGAGCGATGTCGATTTCTTCCTTGGAGATTTCGCCATCCAGCGCAGACAAGGCCGTAATCAATGTCGCCTTGGCGTGCATGTCATCACAGAAATCGATATCGATTTTGCTGCGATCAATTGTGCTGAAAAGTCCCAAACTCATATCCTCCAACAAGGGGCGTGGTGCGTCTTGCTATGGGATGAAATTTGGTGTGCAGGAGAAAGAAGTCAATAGACTTTCATCGTGCTGGAATTGTGGATGCTCAGGGTTGAGCTTTTGGCCCCTCCCTGAAGCTTTGTTGTCCCGACGTCGAATGGCTTGATCAGAGGCGGGTCCAGGTCTGGCTGCGGCAGATCAGTCCTCCCGCGATGCAACCCGCAACCTTGAGCTTGTTGCCCTTCAATGTCATTTTGCTTTTGTAGGTTTTGTCCTTGTCCGGTGCCCAAATGGTGCCGCCAGAATAATTGCCACCACCGTCGGACGACATATTCTTGATGATGCTCTTGCCCAGAGATGTCGGGTTCTTCCTGCCGACAACCTTTGTGATTGTGCCGCAGATTTTCCCGCCGCACGGGCCAATCTTAACGTGGACATAGGCGCCAGTGTCACCCGGAGCGCTCTTCCAGTTGCCATAGACTGGATCGGCCATTGCTGTGTTGGTTAGGGCAGGGGTGGTCAGACATGCAAGGACGCCTGCCGTCCACAGCCAATTTTTCTTCATTCGAATTCTCCTCCCAAGTTAAACGAACGAGTGTTTTTTTTGTGACTGTGACACGAACTTTCCTTATACGTCAAGATGCCGCAGGGGTAGCGGAGAATGGTCAAATGGTTGGGGAGGTGATCAAGACGCTACGGCAAAAAAGCACTATGGCAACCGCGCGGAGGGTGAGGCTTTTTTTCGAGGATATGTCCAAGCGGAGAGGGATTTGTTTTTCTTTTTACAAAACCTTAACAAACGGTTAATTTTCCAGTATAGGTTGTTGTAAGGTGGAAATAACAGTTTTGGGAGTTGCGTATGCGTGCGTTTGTAAAGTGGATTTCAACCGGGCTTGTTGCTGGTTTTCTTGCCTTGGGGGCGTCGCAGGCTGGAGCAAGTCCAGATCCTGCTGATGGATATGTGAACGTCATTCGGTTCCATGGTGTCAGAGTGACTGACTCTTTTGGCAAAGAACGGGTATTTGTGGCCTCGAAATGGGCTGATCCGGGTCGGGTCTTTATGTATCCGAAGCGATTGACCCTTCCTTCTAGCTCGCATCGGGGACGGCATGTGACCTACAAGCCGGTTCGGGCTCACTATATTGCTCGTTCGGGC includes the following:
- a CDS encoding BA14K family protein; the protein is MRAFVKWISTGLVAGFLALGASQAGASPDPADGYVNVIRFHGVRVTDSFGKERVFVASKWADPGRVFMYPKRLTLPSSSHRGRHVTYKPVRAHYIARSGHIIGSPEWVADCARRYKSFNVRTGKYLARSGKYRFCN
- a CDS encoding DUF2147 domain-containing protein, which encodes MKKNWLWTAGVLACLTTPALTNTAMADPVYGNWKSAPGDTGAYVHVKIGPCGGKICGTITKVVGRKNPTSLGKSIIKNMSSDGGGNYSGGTIWAPDKDKTYKSKMTLKGNKLKVAGCIAGGLICRSQTWTRL